DNA from Solidesulfovibrio fructosivorans JJ]:
CCACGGTTTTCGCCCTGGTCGACTGCAACAACTTCTACGCCTCCTGCGAGCGGGTCTTCGCACCGTCGCTCCAGGGCAAACCCATCGTGGTGCTTTCCAACAACGACGGCTGCGTCATCGCCCGCTCGGCCGAGGCCAAGGCGGCGGGGGTGCCCATGGGCGCGCCGGCCTTCAAGTGCCGGGACCTTTTCGCCCGCCGGGGAGTGACGGTTTTTTCCTCGAACTACGCCCTTTACGGCGACATGTCGGCCCGGGTCATGAGCGTGCTGACCCGCATGGCCCCGCGCCTGGAGGTCTATTCCATCGACGAGGCCTTCCTGGACCTGACCGGGCTTCCCGGCGGCGCGGACGCCCATGCCCGCCACATCAAGGAGACGGTCGGCCGTTGGACGGGCATCCCGGTTTCCGTCGGCATCGGCCCCACCAAGACGCTGGCCAAGCTGGCCAACCGGGCGGCCAAGAAACGACCGGCATGCGGCGGGGTGCTCGACTTTTCGGCCCTGCCCGATCCCGAGGCCCTGCTCGAAAGCGTGCCGGTTGCCGATGTCTGGGGGATCGGCCGCCGTCACGGCGAAAAGCTGGCCAAATACGGCGTGGCCAACGCCCTCCAGTTCCGCGACCTGCCCCAGGTGTTCGTGCGCCGGCACATGACCGTGCAGGGCGTGCACACGCTGCTCGAACTGCGCGGCTTTTCCTGCATCG
Protein-coding regions in this window:
- a CDS encoding Y-family DNA polymerase encodes the protein MSTVFALVDCNNFYASCERVFAPSLQGKPIVVLSNNDGCVIARSAEAKAAGVPMGAPAFKCRDLFARRGVTVFSSNYALYGDMSARVMSVLTRMAPRLEVYSIDEAFLDLTGLPGGADAHARHIKETVGRWTGIPVSVGIGPTKTLAKLANRAAKKRPACGGVLDFSALPDPEALLESVPVADVWGIGRRHGEKLAKYGVANALQFRDLPQVFVRRHMTVQGVHTLLELRGFSCIDLEKAPPPPRTLMSSRSFGKAVTTLEPLSEAVADYIARAAARLRAKRLVAGGLEVYVRTYADASGRPPSSDIAAAAPQSPTAHTATLIALAQAALAGIFRPGQRYKKAGVILTGLEPESGRQLSLLDPEPANAARDARLMATLDAINAKWGRDTLRCAAQGASVTGQSWAMRQNMRSPRYTTDWAELPVVTAG